GCGAGCTGTTTTACGGATCAAAACAGGATCAAAAACAGCCGATTCCAAAACCACATTGTGCGTATTTTCAGTCACTTCAGACTGCGATCCGCCCATCACTCCTGCTAGCATCTGCGGATCCTGACCATCATAGACAACAATATCCTCGCCAGCTTTCAGTTGGCGTTTTTCACCATCTAAAGTTGTGATCGTCTCGTCCGACGACAAAGCCACTCTGATCTCATGATGGTGTAATTGATCAAGATCAAAAACATGCATGGGCTGTCCCAAAAGCAGCATGACATAATTTGTCACATCCACTAAATTATTTATCGGACGAATCCCGGAATTCCAAAGCCGCCGCTGCAGCCATAATGGACTTTCCTTAACGGTTACATGATTAACGATCCTTAGATAATAAGGATTTGCCAAAGTTGGATCGACGCTGACACTAATTTGTGAAGCAGCGGTTTGATCAGATTCCTGCAGATCAAAGTCAATTTTTTTGAAGTCTTTTTCAAACAAAGCAGAAAATTCGTACAAATTGCCTCTAATCGACAGCATATCACCACGATTAGCAGTCAGCTCTGTGTCAATCATCAAATCGTCAATGCCCAGAGCCTTCACAGCGTCATCGCCAGGCTGAACCTCTGAATCAGCTGGAAAAACATAAATACCAGCTTCATGTTTTTTTGGCGCAATGGCATCATCAAAACCAATTTCCTGCAGTGACACCAGCATTCCCTGACTAATTTGGCCATCCAGCTCAGTTGCTTCGATCAGCTTATTTTCTGGCAAATGTGCACCTGGCAATGCCAAAACAACCAACTGGCCTTGGGCCACATTTGGTGCGCCGGTGACAACTTGATAATCTTTCTTACCCGCATTGACAATCGTGATCTTCAAATGGGTCGAATTTTCAATTGACCGTACTTCCAGCACTTGCCCGACAACGAGCCCTGTAGATTGCGGAATCTGATAACCTTTGTCCTCAACCTCCGTCGAAGTCAACGCCAGTTTGTCAGAAATTTTTTGAGCATCCGCCTCATTATTTACCGGAAAATCCGGCATAAATTCTTTGATCCAATTAACTGAAATTTTCATTTATTTGCCCACCTGACTGAATTGCTTTAGGAAACGAAGATCATCTAGATAAAAATTGCGAATATCGTCGATACCGTATTTAATCATGGCAAAGCGATCCGGACCCAAACCAAAGGCAAAACCCGTATACTCTTCTGGATCAATATGAGCCATCTTTAAGACATTAGGGTGTACCATTCCAGCACCCAAAACCTCAATCCAGCGAATGTCCTCTGCTGGGGTCTGGTCATCAACGATATTCCAACTAATATCAACTTCTAAACTAGGTTCCGTAAAAGGAAAATAGCTCTGACGAAAACGCATTGCATGGCCTTTTCCAAACAGTTCATCAGTTAATGCCTGCAAGGTGCCCTTCAAATCTGCGAGTGTGATCCCCTTGCCCACTACAAGGCCTTCAACTTGATGGAACTGGTGGGAGTGGGTCGCATCATCGTTATCACGCCGATAAACTTTTCCAGGACTGACCATTTTCAGAGGGCCTGTAGCAAAATCATGTCTGTCCATCGCACGTGCCTGCATGGCTGAAGTCTGAGTCCGGAGCAGGATATTTGGCGTCAAATAAAAAGTATCCTGCATATCACGGGCCGGATGATCTTTAGGCAGATTCATACGAGCAAAGTTAAATTCGTCGGTCTCGACTTCTGTCCCATACATCACCTGAAAACCCTGGCTGATAAAGTGATCTTCGATCTGATCCTGAATCTGCTGAAGAACATGTTTCGTGCCGATTGTGACTGTTTTTCCAGGCAAAGTGACATCAATTTGCTCGGCAGCTAATTGACGATCAAGCAGTGCTTTTGCTAAACGTGCTCTTTTGTCTTCGATCTGCTCTTCCAAATTGTGTCGAATTTCATTAGCTAATTGGCCGACTAAGGGCCGCTGATCCGGAGCCAAATCTTTAAGGCCCTTCAAAATTTTTGTGAGATCGCCTTTTTTACCTAACAAATGAACGCGGATGTCTTCAACCGCATCATCAGTTTTCGAGAGACTGAGCTGTTGAACAACCCTTTCTTGCAAACTTTTTAATTTCTCTTTGATATCCATTTTCGCCCTAACTAATAAAAAAATCCCTTATGCCGTTAAGCATAAGGGACGAATTATCGTGTTACCACCCATTTTTTTAGGAAATAAATTTCCTAACTCTAGTTGTCAATAACGGAACAACCCGTTGGTGATTAACCAAAATACTCGAAAGTGAAATTCAGCCTTCACCACCACCGGCTCTCACTGTTCCGGTTCGCTTTGCGTGTCAGGACTTACTAGTCTTTCTCAAATTTTTAAATATTATTTGCTGCCCAGCTTGAAATTTCTGACATGAGCGGCCGCATCGAAAAACCCTTCTCGGTCAAACGGTAGCCAAATTTGCCATTATCCGGACAACAACCACGTTCAATGATACCAGCGTCTTCTAATTCTTTCAAACGAACTGTCAAAACACGGTCACTGCAAGCATGCACTGTCCTAGATAGTTCCGTAAAATGCAAAGATCCGTCTGGGCTGTCAAGCAGTGTCTGAATAATCAAACCATTCCACTTTCTTCCAAGGATTTCAAATGCTGATTCTGTTAATTCTAGTCTTCCGGCCATACTTACATATTATAAGCAAATTCAATTTAATGCAAACATTAAGATGCCGCCGGCAACAGCAACGTTCAAAGATTCTGCCTTGCCGAGAAAATTAATATGCAAATTGGCAGACGTTTTTGCCAATAATTCGGGATCCAATCCTTGCCCCTCATTTCCTAGAATGAGCGCAAAGGATTTTTCTGGGACGACTGTCTTATAGTCAACAGACGTATCAGAGAGCGTTGTTCCATAAACATCGTAATTATTTTCTTCCAAATCATCAATCCATGTCGCCAGATCGACATCCTTAATGACTTTCAAATGAAACTGGCTGCCTTGCATAGCTCTAACAACTTTTGGCCCAAAAGGATCGGCTGAACCCACAGATAGAGCCACGCCAGTAAACCCAGCCGCATCAGCTGTTCTAACCAGCGTTCCCACGTTGCCTGGATCTTGAATGCGATCCAGCAAAAGCCACTGGCCGGCATGCACATACTTAGAATCAAAAGAATTGTTAGGCAGACTGGTCTGCGCAAAAATACCTTGTGGATTGTTTGTCTTCGCAATATGGCGGGCCACTTCGTCAGTCACCTGAAAAGCAGGGACACCCTGCGGCACATCGGCCAAATGTTCATCCATTTGTGCCTCGGTCGCAATTACAGCCTGAATTGGTGCTGCTTGGTTCAATGCTTCCTGAACCAGGTGCCAGCCATCTAACAAGTAACTGCCGGATTGCTGCCTGCCCTTTGCCGTTTGAAGGCTGGTCCATAACTTAACTCTTGAATTCTGATTCGACGTAATAATTTCCATTATATTTTTGGCTTCCTGTGCTGTTTTCCGGCATTCCTTGCACCGGTATCAGTGATTTTCTGTGACCCATTTCCCTTTTGATTGTTTACATTA
The Oenococcus kitaharae DSM 17330 DNA segment above includes these coding regions:
- the pheS gene encoding phenylalanine--tRNA ligase subunit alpha translates to MDIKEKLKSLQERVVQQLSLSKTDDAVEDIRVHLLGKKGDLTKILKGLKDLAPDQRPLVGQLANEIRHNLEEQIEDKRARLAKALLDRQLAAEQIDVTLPGKTVTIGTKHVLQQIQDQIEDHFISQGFQVMYGTEVETDEFNFARMNLPKDHPARDMQDTFYLTPNILLRTQTSAMQARAMDRHDFATGPLKMVSPGKVYRRDNDDATHSHQFHQVEGLVVGKGITLADLKGTLQALTDELFGKGHAMRFRQSYFPFTEPSLEVDISWNIVDDQTPAEDIRWIEVLGAGMVHPNVLKMAHIDPEEYTGFAFGLGPDRFAMIKYGIDDIRNFYLDDLRFLKQFSQVGK
- a CDS encoding winged helix-turn-helix transcriptional regulator — translated: MAGRLELTESAFEILGRKWNGLIIQTLLDSPDGSLHFTELSRTVHACSDRVLTVRLKELEDAGIIERGCCPDNGKFGYRLTEKGFSMRPLMSEISSWAANNI
- a CDS encoding TrmH family RNA methyltransferase, translated to MEIITSNQNSRVKLWTSLQTAKGRQQSGSYLLDGWHLVQEALNQAAPIQAVIATEAQMDEHLADVPQGVPAFQVTDEVARHIAKTNNPQGIFAQTSLPNNSFDSKYVHAGQWLLLDRIQDPGNVGTLVRTADAAGFTGVALSVGSADPFGPKVVRAMQGSQFHLKVIKDVDLATWIDDLEENNYDVYGTTLSDTSVDYKTVVPEKSFALILGNEGQGLDPELLAKTSANLHINFLGKAESLNVAVAGGILMFALN